A genomic window from Caldicellulosiruptor kronotskyensis 2002 includes:
- the fabZ gene encoding 3-hydroxyacyl-ACP dehydratase FabZ, whose product MYNIDKILEIIPHRYPFLLVDRIIEVEEGKRAKGIKNVTINEPFFQGHFPSNPVMPGVLIVEAMAQVGAVAMLLKEEFKGKTPFFAGIDKVRFKKVVKPGDVLVIETELISLKGSIGKAKAVAMVDGEVVCEGELLFAIK is encoded by the coding sequence ATGTATAACATTGATAAAATACTGGAAATTATTCCTCATAGATACCCTTTTTTGCTTGTGGACAGAATCATAGAAGTTGAAGAAGGAAAGAGAGCAAAGGGAATTAAAAACGTTACAATTAACGAACCGTTTTTTCAAGGACATTTTCCTTCAAATCCTGTGATGCCGGGTGTGTTGATTGTTGAGGCAATGGCCCAGGTTGGAGCTGTTGCAATGCTTTTAAAAGAAGAGTTTAAAGGGAAAACTCCGTTTTTTGCAGGTATTGACAAGGTTAGATTCAAAAAAGTTGTAAAGCCCGGTGATGTTCTTGTGATTGAGACAGAGCTAATATCTCTCAAAGGTTCGATTGGCAAGGCAAAAGCAGTAGCAATGGTTGACGGCGAGGTTGTATGTGAGGGTGAGCTGCTTTTTGCCATAAAATAA
- a CDS encoding ATP-binding protein, with amino-acid sequence MMTNKKEILETIDRIYKQRRYNAELSKERKMSELYTKSKEFADICDKIKLAGLKLSKASLMQNKEQIAKYSKILDTLISKRTKLLIEMGYPSDYLEPDYLCKTCQDTGFVVLEDRVEVCKCRTQLFIELLYEQSKLKEILKDHNFSKFNLDYYSKEVDLKEGLSPYKNMVKIIEKVKEFVENFDKPNQKNLLFYGPTGLGKTFLAHCIAKEVIDKGKTVIFLDSISFFEILKDKYSKMLRLYEEVSDEEYKSLEEVDLLIIDDLGNEGKNAEFCHGVFQSLLDKRFLSGKKMIITTNYSLDGLVTVYSQFIMGRLQEYFMFLHLFGEDVRVIKAKLHLEKKTSET; translated from the coding sequence ATGATGACCAATAAAAAAGAGATATTGGAGACAATAGATAGAATATACAAGCAAAGACGCTACAATGCTGAGCTTTCAAAAGAAAGAAAAATGAGCGAACTTTATACAAAATCAAAAGAGTTTGCCGATATATGTGACAAGATAAAATTAGCTGGCTTGAAGCTGTCAAAAGCGTCGCTTATGCAAAATAAAGAGCAAATAGCTAAATACTCCAAAATTTTAGATACGCTTATTTCAAAAAGGACAAAACTTTTAATTGAGATGGGATACCCGAGCGACTATTTAGAGCCAGACTATTTATGTAAAACTTGTCAGGACACAGGTTTTGTAGTTTTAGAAGACAGAGTTGAAGTTTGCAAATGCAGAACTCAGCTTTTCATTGAACTTCTGTATGAACAAAGTAAGCTAAAGGAAATCTTAAAAGACCATAACTTTAGCAAATTTAACTTGGACTATTACTCAAAAGAAGTTGATTTGAAAGAAGGATTGTCACCTTACAAGAATATGGTCAAGATAATTGAAAAGGTGAAGGAGTTTGTAGAAAATTTTGATAAACCAAACCAGAAGAATCTGTTGTTTTATGGTCCAACAGGCCTTGGTAAGACTTTTCTCGCTCACTGTATTGCAAAAGAGGTAATTGACAAAGGTAAAACAGTAATATTTTTAGATAGTATTTCTTTCTTTGAGATATTAAAAGATAAATATTCAAAAATGCTTCGTCTCTATGAAGAGGTAAGTGACGAAGAATACAAAAGCCTTGAAGAGGTAGACCTTTTGATTATTGATGACCTTGGAAATGAAGGGAAAAACGCTGAATTTTGTCATGGCGTCTTTCAAAGTTTGCTGGACAAAAGATTTTTGTCAGGCAAAAAAATGATCATAACCACAAACTATAGCCTTGACGGACTTGTTACAGTTTATTCTCAGTTCATAATGGGTAGGCTTCAGGAATATTTTATGTTTTTGCATCTGTTCGGAGAAGATGTGAGGGTAATAAAAGCAAAACTTCATCTTGAAAAGAAAACTTCTGAAACATAA
- a CDS encoding DnaD domain-containing protein: MGMLFIMPKQQNFVLIGFDFIKNHMPFSDGEFVKVYIYLKYLFQNKIEAVEIDRIAKELNLLESDVVKALEFWAQRNLIRLSKDVDGNLSIDFLDDMFAHEKVENSISPPVYTTEDLSRFFETDEKFRNLLEFAQKQYCRTFNKSDIDVLLEIYDWLKLPIEVIYLLINYVTINKNNKNLKFLEQMAIKWKELNIDSIEKAEEYIRSQEDTSRIKRLVLQYLGIYNRAPTKVEDEIMNVWINDWKVPEDVIMYALSLVKNVNNPTVSYVNGIIKRWYEAGLKDLESIKKFELENAQKKEKSKKQSSNKKSLREERDPSTYTALEELYKKALRGNADDDQ; the protein is encoded by the coding sequence ATGGGAATGCTATTTATTATGCCTAAACAGCAAAACTTTGTTTTAATAGGCTTTGATTTTATTAAAAATCACATGCCTTTTTCAGACGGTGAATTTGTGAAAGTATACATATACCTTAAATATCTTTTTCAGAACAAAATTGAAGCAGTTGAAATAGATAGGATTGCAAAGGAACTAAATCTTCTTGAGAGTGATGTTGTAAAAGCACTTGAATTTTGGGCACAGAGAAACTTAATTAGGCTTTCTAAAGACGTTGACGGAAATCTCTCTATTGACTTTTTGGATGATATGTTTGCACATGAAAAGGTCGAAAACTCTATTTCACCTCCAGTTTACACAACAGAGGATTTGTCCAGATTTTTTGAGACAGACGAAAAGTTTAGAAATCTCCTTGAATTTGCTCAAAAACAGTACTGCAGGACATTTAACAAAAGTGATATTGATGTTTTGCTTGAAATTTATGACTGGCTAAAACTGCCTATTGAGGTCATATACCTTTTAATAAACTATGTTACAATAAATAAGAACAACAAAAATCTGAAATTTCTTGAGCAAATGGCAATCAAATGGAAAGAACTTAACATTGATAGCATTGAAAAGGCTGAAGAATATATAAGGTCACAAGAAGATACAAGCAGAATAAAAAGGCTTGTTCTTCAGTACCTTGGAATATACAACAGAGCTCCGACCAAGGTGGAAGATGAAATTATGAATGTATGGATAAACGACTGGAAAGTGCCAGAAGATGTTATTATGTATGCTTTGAGTCTTGTGAAAAATGTAAACAATCCTACAGTAAGCTATGTAAATGGTATAATAAAAAGGTGGTATGAGGCAGGTCTGAAAGATTTAGAATCAATCAAAAAGTTTGAACTTGAAAATGCTCAAAAGAAAGAAAAGAGCAAAAAACAGTCCTCAAATAAGAAAAGCCTACGTGAAGAAAGAGATCCATCTACATACACTGCGTTAGAAGAACTTTACAAAAAAGCTTTGAGAGGTAATGCAGATGATGACCAATAA
- the thyX gene encoding FAD-dependent thymidylate synthase, whose translation MKFKVVLLSHTPEPEKVVATAAKLCYSNTTIENIFERLDDETVKNFLNFLVEVGHQSPLEHVSFTFGIEGVSRSFTHQLVRHRIASYSQQSQRYVKMDGFDYVIPPSIEEDEELKNIFIDTMNQIAQAYAVLSEKLKRKHTEKFKIYGISEKEALKKAEKMAIEDARYVLPNACETKIIMTMNARELLHFFSERCCNRAQWEIRAVADKILELVKNVAPNIFKFAGPKCIKLGYCPEGKFSCGEFEKVREKYLGKMREEHENY comes from the coding sequence ATGAAGTTTAAGGTTGTTCTTTTGTCCCACACACCGGAGCCTGAAAAGGTTGTTGCAACTGCTGCAAAACTTTGTTATTCTAATACAACCATTGAAAACATCTTCGAAAGATTAGATGATGAAACAGTTAAAAACTTTCTGAATTTTTTGGTAGAGGTGGGGCATCAGTCACCTTTAGAACATGTAAGCTTTACATTTGGGATAGAAGGAGTTTCAAGGAGCTTTACACACCAGCTTGTCCGTCACAGGATTGCTTCATATTCACAGCAGTCTCAGCGGTATGTCAAGATGGATGGATTTGATTATGTTATTCCGCCAAGCATAGAAGAAGATGAAGAGCTTAAAAATATTTTTATAGATACTATGAATCAGATTGCCCAGGCTTATGCTGTTTTGTCCGAAAAACTCAAAAGAAAGCACACTGAAAAATTTAAGATATATGGGATTTCAGAGAAAGAGGCTTTAAAGAAAGCAGAGAAAATGGCAATTGAGGACGCAAGATATGTTCTTCCGAATGCCTGTGAAACAAAGATTATCATGACAATGAACGCAAGAGAGCTTTTACATTTTTTTAGTGAAAGGTGCTGCAACAGAGCTCAGTGGGAGATAAGGGCAGTTGCTGACAAGATTTTAGAGCTTGTCAAAAACGTTGCGCCAAACATATTCAAATTTGCAGGACCTAAATGCATAAAACTTGGCTATTGCCCGGAGGGGAAGTTCTCTTGTGGAGAGTTTGAAAAAGTGAGAGAAAAATATCTTGGGAAAATGAGGGAGGAACATGAGAACTATTGA
- the rlmB gene encoding 23S rRNA (guanosine(2251)-2'-O)-methyltransferase RlmB: MRTIEGKNPVKEALKSGAKITEVYISTSAKDKETAKIIDLCRQSGVVVKFVDKSKIDKMAQTKNPQGVIAIAHEFEYCDIDDILFEAKKSGEEPFLVLLDGITDPQNFGSIIRSAHLCGVHGIVIETRNSCPVTPAVEKASAGAVEYMKIARVVNLRRTIEELKEKGIWVFAADANGSKPVYECDFTIPTCVVIGSEGKGISRLVKEGADFLIKIPQKGYVNSFNASVAAGIIFFEVLKQRLKEGEIKGALDG, encoded by the coding sequence ATGAGAACTATTGAAGGCAAAAATCCTGTGAAAGAGGCGCTCAAAAGCGGTGCTAAAATAACAGAGGTGTATATTTCAACTTCAGCAAAAGATAAAGAAACTGCTAAGATTATAGACCTTTGCAGACAAAGTGGGGTTGTGGTAAAATTTGTTGATAAAAGCAAAATAGATAAAATGGCGCAGACAAAAAATCCACAAGGCGTCATTGCCATTGCACACGAGTTTGAATATTGCGACATAGATGACATCTTATTTGAAGCAAAGAAGAGTGGTGAGGAGCCTTTTTTAGTTTTACTTGATGGTATAACCGACCCACAGAACTTTGGGTCTATCATAAGGTCTGCGCATTTGTGTGGTGTACATGGAATTGTAATTGAAACAAGAAATTCATGTCCTGTAACACCAGCTGTTGAAAAGGCTTCTGCAGGTGCTGTTGAGTATATGAAGATTGCACGGGTTGTTAACCTAAGAAGGACTATTGAAGAGCTGAAAGAGAAGGGTATATGGGTGTTTGCCGCAGATGCAAATGGTTCAAAACCTGTTTATGAGTGTGATTTTACTATTCCAACATGTGTTGTGATAGGTTCTGAAGGAAAGGGCATTTCCAGACTTGTAAAAGAAGGTGCTGACTTTTTGATAAAAATCCCACAAAAAGGATATGTCAATTCGTTTAATGCGTCTGTTGCGGCCGGTATCATATTTTTTGAGGTTTTGAAACAAAGACTTAAAGAAGGAGAAATCAAAGGTGCACTTGATGGTTGA
- a CDS encoding NYN domain-containing protein codes for MHLMVDGYNFINAWDYLRKIAEDDLDSARKKLIDILADFSGYKGYKITIVFDSHLVKGAMRKKETFSNVEIVFTKEGETADNYIEQYVYKNSKNEKIGVVTSDYLEQLIILGDGALRIPPRELIYEIEHYRKEIEKKEKEKMHKSSKLEDTLEDDIIRKLEKFKKNLK; via the coding sequence GTGCACTTGATGGTTGATGGATACAACTTTATAAACGCATGGGATTACTTAAGGAAAATTGCTGAAGATGATTTGGACAGCGCACGAAAAAAGTTAATCGACATTTTGGCAGATTTTTCTGGTTACAAAGGGTATAAAATTACAATTGTGTTTGATTCGCACTTGGTTAAAGGGGCTATGCGTAAAAAAGAAACCTTTAGCAATGTGGAAATAGTATTTACAAAAGAGGGAGAAACAGCTGACAACTACATAGAACAGTATGTTTACAAGAATAGCAAAAACGAAAAGATTGGGGTTGTAACCTCAGACTATTTAGAACAGCTCATAATCCTTGGAGATGGTGCTTTGAGAATACCTCCAAGAGAACTTATATACGAGATTGAACATTACAGAAAAGAAATTGAGAAAAAGGAAAAAGAGAAGATGCATAAAAGTAGCAAGTTAGAAGATACTTTAGAGGACGATATTATTCGCAAACTTGAGAAATTCAAAAAAAACCTGAAATGA
- a CDS encoding RNA polymerase sporulation sigma factor SigH — MTLQKWLLNFKECSDEELVKYSREGVKEALEELLSRYQNFVKAKCRMYFLIGADKEDIYQEGMIGLFKAVRDFDETKYPSFRLFAEMCITRQMITAIKTASRQKHIPLNTYISLNKPVYEENDERTLIDTLADAFISDPEEVMITKEELENAINVITECLSPFEFKVLSLYLEGRSYQEIADMIHKDVKSIDNALQRVKKKIEKYLAPADK, encoded by the coding sequence TTGACATTACAAAAATGGCTTTTGAATTTTAAAGAATGTTCAGATGAAGAATTGGTTAAATATTCAAGAGAAGGAGTGAAAGAAGCTCTTGAGGAGCTTCTTTCAAGGTATCAAAACTTTGTGAAGGCAAAGTGCAGAATGTACTTTTTGATTGGAGCTGATAAGGAGGATATTTATCAAGAGGGCATGATAGGTCTATTTAAAGCTGTGCGTGATTTTGATGAAACAAAATATCCTTCATTTAGATTGTTTGCAGAGATGTGCATAACACGTCAGATGATAACTGCAATCAAAACTGCCAGCAGGCAAAAACATATTCCTCTTAACACCTACATATCACTTAACAAGCCCGTGTACGAAGAAAATGACGAAAGGACGCTTATTGATACGTTAGCGGACGCGTTCATTTCTGACCCGGAAGAGGTTATGATTACAAAGGAGGAACTTGAAAACGCTATAAATGTTATTACTGAATGTCTTTCTCCTTTTGAGTTCAAGGTTTTAAGCCTTTACCTTGAAGGAAGGAGTTATCAAGAGATTGCTGATATGATTCACAAAGATGTAAAGTCAATTGACAATGCTCTTCAGCGTGTTAAGAAGAAGATTGAAAAGTATTTGGCTCCAGCTGATAAATGA
- a CDS encoding phosphoglucomutase/phosphomannomutase family protein, producing MKKISFGTDGWRGIIADDFTFENVRIVAQAISEYVLETYENPTIIIGYDYRFHSENFAKVCAEVLSSNAIHVLLSKQPIPTPALAHAVVKKGVSGAIMITASHNPYCYNGIKFIPHYGGPANTQITDKIVKNVERIQKEGLGSLNPDEKLIEYFDHKEEYINDVLNLIDKKAFEGKTLKILVNPMHGCGIGYIDEALKRLGCEVKIINNWRDPLFGGHLPEPNLENMKDLLEVIKSEKFDLGLATDGDADRFGVVNPDGEYISANEVIFMLADYLIKTRGKASSIARTVATTSMLDKIAEKHNMRCIETPVGFKYIAECLMKEDSLIGGEESGGLSIKGHVPEKDGILADLLVAEAVAKFQKSPKEILRSIESEYGKLYNKRIDVRTTSQKKEEALERIKNFGKSEVAGLKCIEYRTRDGLKVILEDMSWFLVRPSGTEDLIRIYGESPDEQRLEEILFDVKGYLGL from the coding sequence ATGAAAAAAATCTCATTTGGGACAGATGGTTGGAGAGGAATTATAGCAGATGATTTTACTTTTGAGAATGTAAGAATTGTGGCTCAGGCGATATCTGAATATGTTTTAGAAACCTACGAAAACCCGACAATAATAATTGGATATGACTATAGATTTCACTCAGAAAATTTTGCAAAGGTATGTGCCGAGGTTCTAAGTAGCAATGCAATACATGTTCTTCTTTCAAAACAGCCAATTCCAACACCGGCATTAGCACATGCTGTTGTAAAAAAAGGTGTAAGCGGAGCGATAATGATAACAGCAAGTCACAACCCATATTGCTACAACGGAATAAAGTTTATTCCACACTATGGAGGTCCTGCCAACACACAGATTACAGATAAGATAGTAAAAAATGTGGAAAGAATACAGAAAGAAGGACTTGGTAGTTTAAATCCTGATGAGAAGCTTATTGAGTACTTTGACCACAAGGAAGAGTATATAAATGATGTTTTGAACTTGATAGACAAAAAGGCATTTGAAGGGAAAACTTTAAAAATTCTTGTAAATCCTATGCATGGCTGTGGAATAGGATATATTGATGAAGCGCTCAAGAGACTTGGATGTGAGGTAAAGATAATTAATAACTGGCGCGACCCACTTTTTGGCGGTCATTTGCCAGAACCAAATTTGGAAAACATGAAAGACCTTTTAGAGGTGATAAAGAGCGAAAAATTTGACTTAGGTCTTGCAACAGATGGGGATGCAGACAGGTTTGGCGTTGTAAATCCAGATGGAGAGTACATTTCAGCAAATGAGGTAATCTTTATGCTTGCAGACTATTTGATAAAAACCCGCGGGAAAGCATCGTCAATTGCAAGGACAGTTGCAACAACTTCTATGCTCGACAAAATTGCAGAGAAGCACAATATGCGTTGCATTGAAACACCTGTTGGGTTTAAATATATTGCAGAGTGTTTGATGAAAGAAGATAGCCTAATCGGTGGAGAGGAATCTGGAGGGCTTTCCATAAAAGGGCATGTGCCTGAAAAGGATGGGATTTTGGCTGACCTTTTGGTTGCAGAGGCAGTTGCAAAGTTTCAAAAATCTCCAAAAGAAATTTTAAGGAGCATTGAATCTGAGTATGGGAAGCTTTATAATAAAAGAATTGATGTGAGAACAACTTCTCAGAAGAAAGAAGAGGCTTTGGAAAGAATAAAAAATTTCGGCAAAAGTGAAGTTGCAGGGCTCAAATGTATTGAATACAGAACAAGAGATGGATTGAAGGTTATACTTGAAGATATGTCGTGGTTTTTGGTAAGACCTTCTGGGACAGAAGACCTTATAAGAATTTATGGTGAAAGCCCAGATGAGCAGAGATTAGAAGAAATTTTGTTTGATGTGAAAGGTTATCTTGGACTGTAG